The following are encoded in a window of Mustelus asterias chromosome 11, sMusAst1.hap1.1, whole genome shotgun sequence genomic DNA:
- the ppp1r3cb gene encoding protein phosphatase 1 regulatory subunit 3C-B: MNCTRVYHILDTRSLPAVSIMPVDIAMRLCLAHSPPMRNFLGPYGPYRGLNITNRLKPLRPCIILKGGTDSCNEDWAQSKGKRKKTVAFADDKGLSLTAVHFFSECEDSLAELQFDLTDLDNTTCGLKANDRKPLVLDFSPPSVDYLEFRNRLKKNFVCLENCTVQEKFIAGTVAVRNLSYHKVVQIRITFNTWKSYKDVDCTFLNNIYGCSETDTFSFAIDLPSSVPSQERIEFCISFKCGDQIYWDNNEGKNYGIVLADWKPDGIQAPIPFKNEVTKVPAKMQMIEYDQYGSPRSSCGLFPEWQSWGKIETALPYW; encoded by the exons ATGAACTGCACCAG GGTCTACCATATCTTGGATACCAGATCGTTACCAGCTGTGTCTATTATGCCAGTTGATATAGCCATGAGACTCTGTTTGGCTCATTCTCCACCTATGAGGAATTTCCTCGGCCCCTACGGCCCTTACAGAGGGCTGAACATCACCAACAGACTAAAGCCCCTGCGGCCCTGCATCATCTTGAAGGGTGGGACTGACTCCTGCAATGAAGATTGGGCTCAGTCCAAAGGCAAAAGAAAGAAGACGGTggcatttgctgatgacaaaggtctctctctcactgcagtccATTTTTTCTCTGAATGTGAAGACTCACTCGCTGAACTACAGTTTGACCTGACTGATCTTGACAACACCACATGTGGACTGAAAGCAAACGACAGAAAGCCCTTGGTCCTGGACTTCTCTCCACCATCTGTGGACTACCTGGAATTCCGAAATCGCCTGAAGAAGAATTTTGTCTGTCTCGAGAATTGCACTGTGCAGGAGAAATTCATCGCAGGCACGGTCGCAGTGAGGAATCTAAGTTACCACAAAGTAGTTCAAATCCGGATAACATTCAACACTTGGAAGAGTTATAAGGATGTGGACTGTACATTTCTAAACAATATTTATGGCTGTTCTGAAACAGACACATTTTCTTTTGCTATTGACCTGCCATCATCTGTACCGTCGCAGGAGAGAATAGAGTTCTGCATCTCCTTTAAGTGTGGAGACCAAATCTATTGGGACAACAACGAGGGGAAGAATTATGGCATTGTTCTTGCCGATTGGAAACCTGATGGGATTCAGGCTCCAATCCCCTTCAAGAATGAGGTGACCAAGGTCCCTGCGAAGATGCAGATGATTGAATACGACCAGTATGGAAGTCCCAGATCATCTTGTGGGCTGTTtcctgaatggcagagctgggGCAAGATCGAGACGGCTCTGCCGTATTGGTGA